The following are encoded together in the Equus przewalskii isolate Varuska chromosome 14, EquPr2, whole genome shotgun sequence genome:
- the PROM2 gene encoding prominin-2 isoform X2 yields MPAMDDVLHQLKGVPEANFSSMVQEENSTFNSLPLLAALQTADMVRELKKAMAQEPGGLRTLAEAFPAWEAASRWSRALEEVEESSRPYLKEVQRYEKYRWIMGCVLCSVVLLVVVCNLLGLNLGIWGLSAREDPSHSEAKGEAGARFLMAGVGFSFLFAAPLILLVFATFLVGGNVQTLVCRSWESGELYEFADTPGNLPSSMNLSHLLGLKKDISILLAYQQCREGAALWKVLRLNDSYDLEKHLDISQYTAKLQQELRSLKLEVKNLDLLSPAARRDLKALQSSGLENIRYPGFLVQIQKPVVNTDMEKLAQELQGLAQTQGSAVLGQQLREEAQGLRNLYQEKVLPQQSLTAKLNLSVRALASSAPNLQLETSDVLDKITNLRGELPTWATHILKNESECFLTREMGYFSQYVAWVREEVTQRIATCQPLSGALDNGRVVLCDMMADPWNAFWFCLAWCTFFLIPSIIFAVKTSKYFRPIRKRLNSTSSEETQLFHIPRVTSLKL; encoded by the exons ATGCCCGCCATGGACGATGTCCTGCATCAGCTGAAGGGTGTCCCAGAGGCCAACTTCTCCAGCATGGTCCAGGAG GAGAACAGCACCTTCAACTCCCTCCCGCTCTTGGCTGCCCTGCAGACGGCCGACATGGTCAGAG AGCTGAAGAAGGCCATGGCCCAGGAGCCTGGAGGGCTGAGGACACTGGCTGAAGCGTTCCCGGCCTGGGAGGCAGCCTCTCGCTGGAGCCGGGCActggaggaggtggaagagagCAGCCGCCCCTACCTGAAGGAGGTGCAGAGATATGAGAAATACAG GTGGATTATGGGCTGTGTGCTGTGTTCCGTGGTCCTACTTGTGGTGGTCTGTAACCTGCTGGGCCTCAACCTGGGCATCTGGGGGCTGTCTGCCAGGGAGGACCCCAGCCACTCAGAAGCCAAGGGCGAGGCTGGAGCCCGCTTCCTCATGGC ggGTGTGGGCTTCAGCTTCCTCTTCGCTGCACCCCTCATCCTCCTCGTCTTTGCCACCTTCCTGGTGGGTGGCAACGTGCAGACGCTGGTGTGCCGGAGCTGGGAGAGTGGGGAGCTCTATGAG TTTGCAGACACCCCAGGGAACTTGCCCTCGTCCATGAACTTGTCCCACCTTCTTGGCCTGAAGAAGGACATCAGCATCCTCCTGGCCTATCA GCAGTGCAGGGAAGGGGCTGCTCTCTGGAAGGTGCTGCGGCTCAATGACTCCTATGACCTGGAGAAGCACCTGGATATCAGCCAG TACACCGCCAAGCTACAGCAGGAGTTACGGAGCCTCAAACTGGAAGTGAAGAATCTGGACTTGCTGAGCCCAGCTGCCCGCCGGGACCTGAAGGCCCTGCAGAGCAGTGGGCTCGAGAACATCCGCTACCCTGGCTTCCTCGTTCAG ATCCAGAAGCCCGTGGTGAACACTGACATGGAGAAGCTGGCCCAGGAGCTGCAAGGACTGGCCCAGACCCAA GGCAGTGCTGTGCTGGGACAGCAGCTGCGGGAGGAGGCCCAAGGGCTCAGAAACCTCTACCAGGAGAAGGTCCTCCCCCAGCAGAGCCTCACG GCCAAACTCAACCTCAGTGTCAGGGCCCTGGCATCCTCTGCCCCAAATCTCCAG CTGGAGACCTCCGATGTCCTGGACAAGATCACTAACCTAAGAGGAGAGCTGCCTACCTGGGCCACCCATATCCTGAAGAAT GAAAGTGAGTGTTTCCTGACCCGGGAGATGGGCTACTTCTCCCAGTACGTGGCCTGGGTGAGAGAGGAG GTGACTCAGCGCATCGCCACCTGCCAGCCCCTTTCTGGAGCCCTGGACAATGGGCGTGTGGTCCTGTGTGACATGATGGCTGACCCCTGG AACGCCTTCTGGTTCTGCCTGGCATGGTGCACCTTCTTCCTGATCCCCAGCATCATCTTTGCTGTCAAGACCTCCAAATACTTCCGTCCCATCCGGAAACGCCTCAA CTCCACCAGCTCTGAGGAGACTCAGCTCTTCCACATCCCCCGGGTCACCTCCCTGAAGCTGTAG
- the PROM2 gene encoding prominin-2 isoform X1, with translation MRAGPDLALPPYPRPPPLPFQRSRRVGAQVDREPKPVGPVLRAVGPRLVKDARPAPCSARSLSRLSPAPACPAAHRADPMMRAPGLLAPLLGLGLALRLPGSGAADCGSLGPVDRLAFAPAARAPWMAPRVRAPGPLDPLYGTVRSFLSVVQLNPFPAGLVKTLLNEPASVKVDEVVRYQAGYLVCAVIAGLYLLVLPTAGLCFCCCRRRRRCGGRVKTEHKAMACERGTLMAFLLLTTLVLLIGVVSAFVTNQRVHEQVGPSAAAVPETLLSLRGLFSHVPQELQAVAQQFSLPQERVLKELDGVGVSIGSVIHTQLRSTVYQALASVHSLGQALQVSVDHLRALNATSVELLEGQQDLEPAVRERREHLLALLQEPSCRGCAEALSQARALELGANFSQMPAMDDVLHQLKGVPEANFSSMVQEENSTFNSLPLLAALQTADMVRELKKAMAQEPGGLRTLAEAFPAWEAASRWSRALEEVEESSRPYLKEVQRYEKYRWIMGCVLCSVVLLVVVCNLLGLNLGIWGLSAREDPSHSEAKGEAGARFLMAGVGFSFLFAAPLILLVFATFLVGGNVQTLVCRSWESGELYEFADTPGNLPSSMNLSHLLGLKKDISILLAYQQCREGAALWKVLRLNDSYDLEKHLDISQYTAKLQQELRSLKLEVKNLDLLSPAARRDLKALQSSGLENIRYPGFLVQIQKPVVNTDMEKLAQELQGLAQTQGSAVLGQQLREEAQGLRNLYQEKVLPQQSLTAKLNLSVRALASSAPNLQLETSDVLDKITNLRGELPTWATHILKNESECFLTREMGYFSQYVAWVREEVTQRIATCQPLSGALDNGRVVLCDMMADPWNAFWFCLAWCTFFLIPSIIFAVKTSKYFRPIRKRLNSTSSEETQLFHIPRVTSLKL, from the exons ATGAGGGCGGGTCCGGACCTGGCCCTGCCCCCCTACCCCAGGCCTCCGCCCCTGCCCTTCCAGCGTTCCAGGCGGGTCGGCGCCCAGGTAGATCGGGAGCccaaacctgtcgggccggtttTGAGAGCTGTGGGACCGAGGCTGGTGAAGGATGCACGGCCTGCCCCGTGCTCCGCCCGCTCTCTCAGCCGCCTGAGTCCGGCTCCTGCCTGCCCTGCAGCCCACCGGGCCGACCCCATGATGCGCGCGCCAGGCCTCCTGGCGCCcctgctgggcctggggctggccctgagactGCCGGGGTCGGGGGCCGCGGACTGCGGGTCCCTCGGCCCGGTGGACCGCCTGGCATTCGCCCCGGCGGCCAGGGCGCCGTGGATGGCCCCTCGCGTCCGCGCGCCGGGTCCCCTGGACCCCCTCTATGGCACCGTGCGCAGCTTCCTCTCCGTGGTGCAGCTGAACCCCTTCCCCGCTG GGCTGGTAAAGACCCTGCTGAATGAGCCAGCTTCCGTGAAGGTGGATGAG GTGGTGCGGTACCAGGCAGGCTACCTGGTGTGCGCTGTGATCGCCGGCCTCTACCTCCTGGTGCTGCCTACCGCCGGCCTCTGTTTCTgttgctgccgccgccgccggcgcTGTGGAGGCCGCGTGAAGACGGAGCACAAGGCGATGGCCTGTGAGCGAGGCACCCTCATGGCCTTCCTGCTGCTGACCACCCTCGTGCTGCT GATTGGTGTGGTCTCTGCCTTTGTCACCAACCAGCGTGTGCATGAGCAGGTGGGCCCCAGTGCTGCGGCTGTGCCTGAGACTCTGCTCAGCCTCCGGGGGCTGTTCTCTCATGTCCCCCAG GAGCTGCAGgccgtggcacagcagttctcTCTTCCCCAGGAGCGAGTCTTGAAGGAGCTGGATG GTGTAGGCGTGAGCATCGGGAGCGTGATCCACACCCAGCTCAGGAGCACCGTGTACCAGGCACTGGCCTCAGTGCACAGCCTGGGCCAGG CCCTGCAGGTCTCCGTGGACCACCTCCGAGCCCTGAACGCCACCTCGGTGGAGCTGCTGGAGGGACAGCAGGACCTGGAGCCGGCTGTCCGGGAGCGCCGGGAGCACCTCCTCGCCCTGCTGCAGGAACCCAGCTGCCGGGGCTGTGCAGAGGCCCTGAGCCAGGCCCGCGCCCTGGAGCTGGGAGCCAACTTCAGCCAG ATGCCCGCCATGGACGATGTCCTGCATCAGCTGAAGGGTGTCCCAGAGGCCAACTTCTCCAGCATGGTCCAGGAG GAGAACAGCACCTTCAACTCCCTCCCGCTCTTGGCTGCCCTGCAGACGGCCGACATGGTCAGAG AGCTGAAGAAGGCCATGGCCCAGGAGCCTGGAGGGCTGAGGACACTGGCTGAAGCGTTCCCGGCCTGGGAGGCAGCCTCTCGCTGGAGCCGGGCActggaggaggtggaagagagCAGCCGCCCCTACCTGAAGGAGGTGCAGAGATATGAGAAATACAG GTGGATTATGGGCTGTGTGCTGTGTTCCGTGGTCCTACTTGTGGTGGTCTGTAACCTGCTGGGCCTCAACCTGGGCATCTGGGGGCTGTCTGCCAGGGAGGACCCCAGCCACTCAGAAGCCAAGGGCGAGGCTGGAGCCCGCTTCCTCATGGC ggGTGTGGGCTTCAGCTTCCTCTTCGCTGCACCCCTCATCCTCCTCGTCTTTGCCACCTTCCTGGTGGGTGGCAACGTGCAGACGCTGGTGTGCCGGAGCTGGGAGAGTGGGGAGCTCTATGAG TTTGCAGACACCCCAGGGAACTTGCCCTCGTCCATGAACTTGTCCCACCTTCTTGGCCTGAAGAAGGACATCAGCATCCTCCTGGCCTATCA GCAGTGCAGGGAAGGGGCTGCTCTCTGGAAGGTGCTGCGGCTCAATGACTCCTATGACCTGGAGAAGCACCTGGATATCAGCCAG TACACCGCCAAGCTACAGCAGGAGTTACGGAGCCTCAAACTGGAAGTGAAGAATCTGGACTTGCTGAGCCCAGCTGCCCGCCGGGACCTGAAGGCCCTGCAGAGCAGTGGGCTCGAGAACATCCGCTACCCTGGCTTCCTCGTTCAG ATCCAGAAGCCCGTGGTGAACACTGACATGGAGAAGCTGGCCCAGGAGCTGCAAGGACTGGCCCAGACCCAA GGCAGTGCTGTGCTGGGACAGCAGCTGCGGGAGGAGGCCCAAGGGCTCAGAAACCTCTACCAGGAGAAGGTCCTCCCCCAGCAGAGCCTCACG GCCAAACTCAACCTCAGTGTCAGGGCCCTGGCATCCTCTGCCCCAAATCTCCAG CTGGAGACCTCCGATGTCCTGGACAAGATCACTAACCTAAGAGGAGAGCTGCCTACCTGGGCCACCCATATCCTGAAGAAT GAAAGTGAGTGTTTCCTGACCCGGGAGATGGGCTACTTCTCCCAGTACGTGGCCTGGGTGAGAGAGGAG GTGACTCAGCGCATCGCCACCTGCCAGCCCCTTTCTGGAGCCCTGGACAATGGGCGTGTGGTCCTGTGTGACATGATGGCTGACCCCTGG AACGCCTTCTGGTTCTGCCTGGCATGGTGCACCTTCTTCCTGATCCCCAGCATCATCTTTGCTGTCAAGACCTCCAAATACTTCCGTCCCATCCGGAAACGCCTCAA CTCCACCAGCTCTGAGGAGACTCAGCTCTTCCACATCCCCCGGGTCACCTCCCTGAAGCTGTAG